In Desulfobulbaceae bacterium, a genomic segment contains:
- the lspA gene encoding signal peptidase II, with protein MYAALLIFLIIACDQLTKLWIVDNFALYESKIIVPGFFNLTFITNRGAAFGFLNGDYGPWRHIFFVVVAIVALVFLVTAYKQFKDESRLYGFSICLIASGAIGNLIDRLRLGAVIDFLDFYVNDYHWPVFNVADSAITVGVALFVMGHLFLSKKQKKLQF; from the coding sequence ATGTATGCAGCACTCCTGATATTTTTAATTATCGCCTGTGATCAGCTTACCAAGTTGTGGATTGTTGATAATTTTGCGCTTTACGAGAGTAAAATAATTGTGCCAGGTTTTTTCAATCTGACTTTTATTACCAATCGCGGCGCGGCTTTTGGATTTTTAAATGGTGATTATGGCCCTTGGCGGCATATCTTTTTTGTGGTTGTGGCAATTGTAGCTCTGGTCTTTCTGGTCACCGCCTATAAACAGTTTAAGGACGAGTCGCGTCTGTACGGTTTTTCGATTTGTCTTATTGCCAGCGGGGCTATCGGCAATCTTATTGATCGCCTGCGCTTGGGGGCGGTGATCGATTTTTTGGATTTCTATGTGAATGACTATCATTGGCCTGTCTTCAATGTTGCTGATTCGGCTATCACTGTCGGTGTTGCCTTGTTTGTCATGGGGCATCTCTTTCTTAGTAAAAAGCAGAAGAAACTTCAGTTTTAA
- the ileS gene encoding isoleucine--tRNA ligase — translation MDYRSTLNLPDTKFKMKANLAQREPEFLAKWEKEHLYEKVQQSTKGRPAYILHDGPPYANGHIHIGHALNKILKDIILRSKRMSGHHCSYIPGWDCHGLPIEHNVDKELGEKKKVISKLAFRNACRTYAGKWIKAQRDEFKRLGVLGDWENPYLTIDYRYEAAIAREFNQFLISGAVVRSKKPVHWCSSCATALAEAEVDYADHTSYSIFVKFKFAEDLGDRIPELAGETVSVVIWTTTPWTLPANLAVALHQDFTYAAVKVGSEVLIVAEELIESVMKAAGVDEYSKVADFPSAKLEGLKCRHPFIDRESLIVFADYVTLDTGSGCVHTAPGHGREDYITGLKYGLEVLSPVDNCGVFTSEAGRYAGMKTTEANSLICDDLRDSGALVAQAKMSHSFPHCWRCKKPVMFRATEQWFISMDENDLRKKALEAIETVNWTPKWGMERIYGMVESRPDWCLSRQRAWGVPITAILCSQCGTVANTEAINKRIDELFLKEGADAWFSKDVKEFTGELTCQCGSQTFQKEEDILDVWFDSGTSHAAVLEDRPELDSPADLYLEGSDQHRGWFQSSLIASVGTRGRAPYKGVLTHGFVVDSKGKKMSKSVGNVVAPEKVINKYGAEILRLWVASEDYRDEVKISDEILGHLSDAYRKIRNTIRYLLGNLNDFNPATDVVAYDELTEIDKWALSQFEQLRIKIMRAYETFEFHSIFQALQNFCVVTMSSFYLDIQKDRLYTSAPKSVSRRAAQSVLYDLAEGLLRLMAPVLAFTVADAWEYLPESPDREQDPALAAFPAAHKEYVRADLDEKWEELIQVRKDITKALEVARAEKVIGHSLEARVSVKVPQKLEEFLADKWETLQNICIVSELVKVDALGGEVDTGEFTGVEVLVEAASGEKCERCWTRSQSVGLDALHPVACERCVGVLAEIGFVDIIKG, via the coding sequence ATGGATTATCGATCCACTCTGAATCTACCTGATACAAAGTTTAAAATGAAGGCAAATCTTGCCCAGCGTGAGCCTGAATTTCTGGCGAAATGGGAAAAAGAACACCTTTACGAAAAGGTTCAGCAAAGCACCAAAGGTCGTCCTGCCTATATACTTCATGATGGCCCTCCTTACGCTAACGGGCATATTCATATCGGTCATGCCTTAAATAAAATTTTAAAGGATATTATCCTTCGCTCCAAGCGAATGTCGGGCCACCACTGTTCCTATATTCCGGGCTGGGATTGCCATGGCTTGCCGATTGAGCACAATGTCGACAAGGAGTTAGGCGAAAAGAAGAAGGTTATCAGCAAACTTGCTTTCCGTAATGCCTGTCGGACGTATGCCGGAAAATGGATCAAGGCGCAGCGCGATGAGTTTAAGCGTCTTGGAGTTCTTGGTGATTGGGAGAACCCCTATCTTACCATCGACTATCGTTATGAAGCGGCAATTGCCCGTGAGTTTAATCAGTTTTTGATCTCCGGGGCAGTGGTTCGCAGTAAGAAGCCTGTTCATTGGTGTTCCTCATGCGCCACGGCCTTGGCTGAGGCTGAAGTTGATTATGCTGATCATACTTCGTACTCAATATTTGTGAAATTCAAGTTCGCTGAAGACCTTGGAGATCGAATCCCTGAACTTGCCGGAGAAACAGTTTCTGTTGTTATCTGGACCACGACTCCATGGACGTTGCCGGCGAATTTGGCCGTGGCCCTGCATCAGGATTTCACCTATGCTGCTGTTAAAGTAGGCAGTGAGGTATTAATTGTTGCAGAAGAACTGATTGAGTCGGTAATGAAAGCGGCAGGAGTTGATGAGTACAGTAAAGTGGCTGATTTTCCATCTGCAAAACTTGAGGGTTTGAAATGCCGACATCCATTTATTGATAGAGAATCGCTCATAGTTTTTGCTGATTATGTGACGCTTGATACAGGCTCCGGATGTGTACATACTGCCCCGGGCCATGGTCGAGAGGATTATATCACTGGTTTGAAGTACGGGCTTGAGGTGCTCTCCCCAGTTGATAACTGCGGCGTTTTTACCTCGGAAGCGGGCAGATATGCGGGCATGAAAACCACGGAGGCAAATTCGTTAATCTGTGATGACCTCAGAGACAGCGGAGCTTTAGTTGCCCAGGCAAAAATGTCGCATAGTTTTCCGCATTGTTGGCGATGCAAGAAGCCGGTGATGTTTCGGGCCACCGAGCAGTGGTTTATCTCCATGGATGAAAATGATCTTCGCAAAAAGGCCTTGGAGGCTATTGAGACGGTTAACTGGACCCCAAAATGGGGCATGGAGCGAATATACGGAATGGTGGAGTCGAGGCCGGACTGGTGCCTGTCTCGTCAACGTGCCTGGGGTGTGCCGATTACTGCTATTTTATGCAGTCAGTGTGGCACAGTTGCTAATACCGAGGCCATAAACAAACGGATTGATGAGCTATTCCTTAAAGAGGGTGCTGACGCCTGGTTTTCTAAAGATGTGAAGGAGTTTACCGGCGAACTTACCTGTCAATGCGGTAGCCAGACTTTTCAGAAAGAAGAGGATATTCTTGATGTCTGGTTTGATTCAGGTACCAGCCATGCCGCAGTCCTTGAGGATAGGCCGGAGCTTGACTCACCGGCAGATTTGTATCTTGAGGGCAGTGATCAGCATCGTGGCTGGTTTCAGAGTTCGCTTATTGCATCAGTTGGCACCAGAGGCAGGGCGCCGTATAAAGGGGTGTTAACCCATGGTTTTGTGGTGGACTCTAAAGGCAAGAAGATGTCTAAAAGTGTGGGTAACGTCGTTGCCCCTGAAAAGGTTATAAATAAGTATGGCGCTGAGATTCTTCGCCTCTGGGTTGCCTCAGAGGATTACCGGGATGAGGTAAAAATTTCAGATGAAATTCTAGGCCATCTCTCAGATGCCTATCGCAAGATTCGTAATACTATTCGCTATCTCCTGGGTAACTTGAATGACTTCAACCCGGCAACCGATGTTGTGGCTTATGATGAGTTGACGGAAATTGATAAATGGGCTTTGTCGCAGTTTGAACAGTTGCGGATAAAGATAATGAGAGCCTATGAAACCTTTGAGTTTCATTCAATTTTTCAGGCTTTGCAGAATTTTTGTGTGGTAACGATGAGCTCTTTTTATCTTGATATTCAAAAAGACAGGTTGTACACCTCAGCGCCAAAATCAGTAAGTCGCCGGGCGGCGCAGTCTGTGCTTTACGATCTGGCCGAAGGTCTTTTGCGCTTGATGGCACCTGTTCTGGCCTTTACTGTCGCCGATGCCTGGGAGTACCTGCCGGAGTCGCCAGATCGTGAACAAGATCCGGCTCTTGCTGCATTTCCGGCAGCTCACAAGGAATATGTACGTGCCGATCTGGACGAAAAATGGGAGGAGTTAATTCAGGTTCGAAAAGATATTACCAAGGCCCTTGAGGTTGCTCGTGCTGAGAAGGTTATTGGTCACTCCCTTGAAGCACGAGTTTCTGTGAAGGTGCCCCAGAAGTTAGAAGAGTTTCTTGCTGATAAATGGGAGACATTGCAGAATATTTGCATTGTTTCTGAACTGGTAAAGGTTGATGCGTTGGGTGGGGAAGTTGATACTGGTGAGTTTACAGGGGTAGAAGTTTTAGTTGAGGCTGCCAGTGGTGAAAAATGTGAACGCTGTTGGACTCGAAGCCAGTCGGTAGGGCTGGATGCTTTGCACCCCGTCGCCTGTGAACGCTGTGTGGGCGTCCTGGCCGAGATCGGGTTTGTCGATATCATAAAAGGCTAA